In the genome of Magnetospirillum sp. WYHS-4, the window CATAGAAAGCCTTGTAGGCCTTGGCCGCCCTGGCGACCTGGTCCGGGCTGCCGGTCAGGCCGCGCAGGCGGGGATGGAATTTCTTGACGTATTCCTTCAGATGGGCGGGCGTGTCGCGGGCCGGATCGACGGACACGAAAACCGGCACCACCTTCTCGGCGTCCGGTCCCAGGGTGTCCAGGGCTTCCGCCACCAGGCCCAGCGAGGTCGGACAGACGTCGGGGCAGAAGGTATAGCCGAAGAAGATCAGCAGGAACTTGTCCTTGAAGGCCTGGTCGGTGATGGGTCGGCCGTCTTCGTCGATAAGCGCGAAGGGACCGCCGATGTTGGCCGTTCCGGCGTTGGTGATGGGCTTGGCCGGCGGCTCGTCGCCCTTGAGCAACAGGCTGGCGCCGAAACCGGCGGCGACGATCACGGCGAACACGGCATAGAAGACGAGTCTATTCATCGGTCCCTCAGGTAGTCATTCGCCATGCCATGTAGCATAGCAAGGCGGCATTCGCCACGAGGAGAAACGGAGCGACCCTGCCGACGGTCTCCCGCCAGCGGCTGCCCGCCACGTGACCGGCCAGTCCGACCGCCAGCAGGGCTGGTATGGTACCGACGGCGAAGGCCAGCATGGCGAAGGCGCCGCCCAGGGAGTCTCCGGCCGAAGCCGCCGCCGCCAGGGCGCCCCACACCAAGCCGCAAGGCAGGAAACCCAGCGCCACCCCCAGACCATAGGCCCTCGTCCCGACGGGCCGGGCGAACAATGGCTTGGCGAGGCGGGAAATCGCGCGGCTCACCGGGCCCTCGGCGGTGGCCGCCAGTCCGGGCAGGGCGAGCCCGAGGCGCCTCAAGCCGTAGCCAAGGAAGAAGAGTCCCGCCAAGCCGAGGAGCAGGGCGGCCAAAGGGCGAAACCCGGCGGCGTCGACCAGCCCGGCGGCCAGGGCGCCCAGCCCCGCGTAGGTGGTCGCGCGGCCCAGGTGGTAGGGCACCAGGGCGGCGCCCAGCAGGCGATGGGTCTCGCTCATGGCTCCGGCCGGCAGGGCTTCCAGGCGGGCCATCACCTGGGCCAGCACGAAGGGCCCGCACATGCCGGCGCAATGGGTGAGGCTGCCGCCCAGCCCGGCCAGGAACAGGCCAAGAATCAGGCCGGAATGATCGTCCACCGCCACCCGGCAGACCGAGACGAAATCGAACAGCATCGCGTGCGCGTCCATGGGGCGCTATGTTTAGGCCATGACAAGGGACAGGAAAAGACGGGGTTTACGCCGGGGGTTCACCACCGGGGCCTGCGCGACGGCTGCCGCCGCCGCGGCCTTCGAGGCGTTGGCGAGCGGTGTCTTTCCCGATCCGGTGACGATTCGCCTGCCGGGGGGCGAGACGCCCTCCTTTCCGCTTGCCCGCAAGGCACTGGGGGACGGGTGGGCGGAAGCCGGCGTGGTCAAGGATGCCGGTGACGACCCCGACGTCACCCATGGCGCCTTGATTTTGGCTCGCGTAGAGCGGGGCGGGCCGGGCATCGCCTTCCGGGCCGGCGCGGGCGTGGGAACCGTGATGCGCCCCGGCCTGCCCATCCCCCCCGGCGAGCCGGCCATCAATCCGGTGCCGCGCCGCATGATCGAGGATGCCCTGGGCGGGGCCGATGTCGTGGTTACCCTGTCGATTCCCGGCGGCGCGGAACTGGCGAAAAGGACTCTGAACGAGCGCCTGGGTATCGTCGGCGGGCTGTCCATCCTGGGCACCACGGGCATCGTCGTGCCCTATTCCTGCGGCGCCTGGATCGCCGCCATCCGGGCCGGGGTCGATGTGGCGCGGGCGGCCGGCCACGACCATCTCGCCGCCTGCACCGGCCGCACTTCCGAAAGGGCTGTCCGCGCCCGCCTGAACCTGCCCGAAACGGCCATGATCGACATGGGCGACTTTGCGGGCGGGCTGTTCAAGGTCTTAAGAAAGACCCCCGTCGCCCGCCTGACCCTGGCCGGCGGCTTCGCCAAGCTGGCCAAACTGGCCCAAGGCGAGACCAACCTTCATTCCGGGGCCTCGCGGGTGGATATGGCCTGGCTGGGTGGCCTGCTGGCGGACCTGGGCGGCGACGGAAGCGGGGCGGAAACGGGAGCCGGGATGCTGGCGATCGCCCGGCGGGACGGCCTGCCCCTGGGCGATCGGGTGGCGGCCCTTGCCAGGGGCGTGGCGGCAAGCCATCTTCCAGCCCATACCGACGTCGAGGTCCTGGTGGTGGACCGGGAAGGGGAGGTGGTCGGACATGCCTAAGAAGGTCCTGATCCTGGGCGGTACGGCACAGGCCAACGAGCTCGCCGCCCTTGCCCACGAGCGCTTGGCCGGACGGGCGGAGGTGGTGCTTTCCTTGGCTGGCGTGGCGGCACCGCGCCGCAGCCATCCCTGCATCGTCCGCAAGGGCGGCTTCGGCGGCATCGATGGACTGGCGGACTACCTGAAGGCGGAAGGGGTGACGCTGGTGGTCGATGCCACCCATCCCTTCGCCGAACAAATGTCCAATCACGCCTATTGCGCCTGTCTGGAAGCCGGAACGTCCCGCCTGGCCCTCGTCCGCCCTCCCTGGCATCCGGAGCCGGGCGACCGCTGGGTGGAAGTGGAAAGCTTCGCCCGCGCCGCCGAGGTCCTGCCGCGCTTCGCCCGGCGGGTGCTGCTGACCACGGGTCGGCGCGACCTCGGGGCCTTTGCCGGGCTGCCGGGCATCTTTTTCGCCGTGCGGCTGCTGGAGGCCCCGGCGGAGGCGCTGCCGCTCGACGCCTACCGGATCGTCGTCGGCGCGCCGCCCCATTCGGTGGAGGACGAACGGCGCCTGATGCGCGACCTGCGGATCGACACCCTGATTACCAAGCAGAGCGGTGGCGAGGAAGGAAGGGCCAAGCTGGTGGCCGCTCGCGAGGAGCGGGTCAAGGTCGTCCTGATCGCCCGCCCCTACCCGGAACCCGGTCCCCAGGTGGCGACGGTAGCCGAGGCCATGGCCTGGGTGGAGGCCCAGTTGTGATCGACCTTTCCGCCTTTTCCGCCGATTACGCCCAGGCGCGGGCCAAGTTTCTGGATGCCGCCAAGGCGGCCGGGGCGCGCTTACGCGAATACCCGAACCCGGAACGCGGTCCCGACGGTGAAGTCCTGGCTGCCGATGCCGCCTGGCTGGGACCGGAGGACGCCGCGGCCGTCCTGGTCACGCTGTCGGCAACCCACGGGGTCGAAGGCTTCTGCGGCTCGGCCACCCAGGTCCAAGCTCTGCGCCGGCCGCGGCCGGAAGGCGTTGC includes:
- a CDS encoding SCO family protein translates to MNRLVFYAVFAVIVAAGFGASLLLKGDEPPAKPITNAGTANIGGPFALIDEDGRPITDQAFKDKFLLIFFGYTFCPDVCPTSLGLVAEALDTLGPDAEKVVPVFVSVDPARDTPAHLKEYVKKFHPRLRGLTGSPDQVARAAKAYKAFYAKAAGGDDKDYLIDHSALLYLMGPDGKFRAFFSHGTPGAEMAQRIKELL
- a CDS encoding sulfite exporter TauE/SafE family protein, with amino-acid sequence MDAHAMLFDFVSVCRVAVDDHSGLILGLFLAGLGGSLTHCAGMCGPFVLAQVMARLEALPAGAMSETHRLLGAALVPYHLGRATTYAGLGALAAGLVDAAGFRPLAALLLGLAGLFFLGYGLRRLGLALPGLAATAEGPVSRAISRLAKPLFARPVGTRAYGLGVALGFLPCGLVWGALAAAASAGDSLGGAFAMLAFAVGTIPALLAVGLAGHVAGSRWRETVGRVAPFLLVANAALLCYMAWRMTT
- a CDS encoding cobalt-precorrin-5B (C(1))-methyltransferase yields the protein MTRDRKRRGLRRGFTTGACATAAAAAAFEALASGVFPDPVTIRLPGGETPSFPLARKALGDGWAEAGVVKDAGDDPDVTHGALILARVERGGPGIAFRAGAGVGTVMRPGLPIPPGEPAINPVPRRMIEDALGGADVVVTLSIPGGAELAKRTLNERLGIVGGLSILGTTGIVVPYSCGAWIAAIRAGVDVARAAGHDHLAACTGRTSERAVRARLNLPETAMIDMGDFAGGLFKVLRKTPVARLTLAGGFAKLAKLAQGETNLHSGASRVDMAWLGGLLADLGGDGSGAETGAGMLAIARRDGLPLGDRVAALARGVAASHLPAHTDVEVLVVDREGEVVGHA
- a CDS encoding cobalt-precorrin-6A reductase, which codes for MPKKVLILGGTAQANELAALAHERLAGRAEVVLSLAGVAAPRRSHPCIVRKGGFGGIDGLADYLKAEGVTLVVDATHPFAEQMSNHAYCACLEAGTSRLALVRPPWHPEPGDRWVEVESFARAAEVLPRFARRVLLTTGRRDLGAFAGLPGIFFAVRLLEAPAEALPLDAYRIVVGAPPHSVEDERRLMRDLRIDTLITKQSGGEEGRAKLVAAREERVKVVLIARPYPEPGPQVATVAEAMAWVEAQL